The Rhea pennata isolate bPtePen1 chromosome Z, bPtePen1.pri, whole genome shotgun sequence genome includes a region encoding these proteins:
- the PINLYP gene encoding phospholipase A2 inhibitor and Ly6/PLAUR domain-containing protein has protein sequence MKVSLGLSLLLAILDTGTTLQCEICHSIGKTCSGPLKTCTGGENTCGTIVHETTIGGMVIYSSIKACLMSSACHLDAVTMNYGKVKGRTGLACCVGDACQTTSVSVPSVDNVPNGLQCPACYSVDSFQCGNETVNCTGSETQCIDIAGLLNSGGLSMKVAMKGCTTISECSDAGEGKKQLGMIDMKIKHFKCKPASLPPMVHSGLSSPKTLFLPVLSALILVKVLF, from the exons ATGAAAGTATCTCTTGGCCTCAGCCTTCTCCTGGCTATCCTAGACACAG GAACCACTCTTCAGTGTGAGATTTGTCACAGCATAGGAAAAACCTGCTCTGGCCCCCTGAAAACCTGTACTGGTGGTGAAAATACCTGTGGCACCATCGTGCATGAGACCACGATAG GGGGGATGGTAATCTATTCATCCATCAAGGCCTGCCTAATGTCCAGTGCGTGCCATCTGGATGCTGTCACCATGAACTATGGGAAAGTAAAAGGAAGAACTGGCTTGGCCTGCTGTGTGGGTGATGCCTGTCAAACAACGTCGGTCTCAG TGCCATCAGTGGACAACGTGCCCAATGGATTACAGTGTCCTGCCTGTTACAGCGTAGACTCCTTCCAGTGtggtaatgaaactgtaaattGCACTGGATCTGAAACCCAATGCATTGACATTGCTGGACTGTTAAATTCTG GTGGACTATCTATGAAAGTTGCCATGAAAGGCTGCACCACCATTTCTGAATGCAGTgatgcaggagaagggaaaaaacaactgGGAATGATagacatgaaaataaagcatttcaaatgcaaacCAGCCTCTCTTCCGCCCATGGTGCATTCTGGACTCTCCTCTCCAAAAACTCTCTTTCTCCCTGTCCTGTCAGCATTAATCTTGGTGAAGGTGCTTTTCTGA